In the genome of Ignavibacteriales bacterium, one region contains:
- a CDS encoding host-nuclease inhibitor Gam family protein, whose translation MEINFMDELLKEVEAKEQEQTEASYDLMLLAIKKFQSEIEHNFQEAEKECKMIRNFILSKNSQIQERIKWLEMKLEAYIRERGDKTISLCNGTLKMHKKPDRVEIEDLELFLKNARKEWLTVVPEQIKPNLLAIKNHIKTRPTPKGVKVIEGEIEFSYKLNNEEENAGEKTETGTGIKQAS comes from the coding sequence TTGGAAATAAACTTTATGGATGAGCTTCTGAAAGAAGTAGAAGCAAAAGAACAGGAACAGACTGAGGCAAGTTATGATCTTATGCTGCTTGCAATAAAAAAATTTCAGTCTGAGATCGAGCATAACTTTCAGGAAGCTGAAAAGGAATGCAAGATGATTCGAAACTTCATTCTTTCTAAGAACTCTCAGATCCAGGAAAGAATAAAATGGCTTGAAATGAAGCTTGAAGCATACATTCGTGAACGAGGAGACAAAACAATATCACTGTGCAATGGAACATTGAAAATGCACAAAAAGCCAGATCGAGTTGAAATTGAAGACCTAGAATTGTTCTTGAAAAATGCACGTAAAGAATGGTTGACTGTTGTTCCTGAGCAAATAAAACCAAATCTCCTGGCTATCAAGAATCATATCAAAACCAGACCTACTCCAAAAGGAGTTAAAGTAATTGAGGGCGAAATTGAATTCAGCTATAAACTAAACAACGAGGAAGAAAATGCCGGAGAAAAAACTGAAACTGGAACTGGAATTAAACAAGCCAGTTAA